From Aedes albopictus strain Foshan chromosome 1, AalbF5, whole genome shotgun sequence, one genomic window encodes:
- the LOC109623014 gene encoding endochitinase, whose product MRFQAASHATLAIALFCLALTALVKGLVEDGSKGRRFICHYTSWSRLRQGDKAYTIEDIPGNLCSHVVYNFVAVHEKTFEVTAMQPEFDIDENGFGRFAALKDKFPNLKLLAAIGGWGHGGEKFSNMTETRDRRKRFVASVVKFLHKYGFDGLEVVWLYPGNFERGGSVNDKDNFYYLVRETQQAFTDAGRGWEVSVQVPADKSRLEVGYQIDALCEAADFIHVIGYDLRGWWNNFADVHSPLADRPHDEGNFAGLNVQNGVNLWLHGGCPASKIVLGVPMFGRTYLLDTPEGNSVGSPTIGAGSAGEFTNEPGYLGYCEICTILPSMTLQWDEKAQCPYAFNKVEWIGYEDDRSLKAKIDWAVQNRLAGIYAFSLDLDDYRGNCGKPYPLTRVIQKYYEETKKDTLITWSSG is encoded by the exons ATGCGCTTCCAAGCTG cATCACACGCAACCTTGGCGATCGCACTGTTCTGTCTGGCGCTGACCGCCCTAGTCAAAGGTCTCGTTGAAGATGGTTCCAAGGGAAGACGATTCATCTGCCACTACACATCGTGGTCCCGTTTGCGGCAGGGAGACAAAGCCTACACGATCGAGGACATTCCCGGAAATCTTTGTTCCCACGTAGTGTACAACTTTGTCGCAGTTCATGAGAAAACCTTTGAGGTGACCGCTATGCAACCCGAGTTCGATATCGATGAGAACGGTTTTGGGCGGTTTGCGGCGTTGAAGGATAAGTTTCCGAACTTGAAACTGCTGGCTGCCATCGGGGGTTGGGGTCATGGCGGCGAGAAGTTCAGCAACATGACCGAGACACGCGATCGACGTAAGCGGTTTGTGGCAAGTGtagtgaaatttttacacaaatatGGTTTCGATGGATTGGAGGTGGTTTGGCTGTATCCTGGCAATTTCGAACGCGGAGGAAGTGTGAACGATAAGGATAATTTCTACTATCTGGTTCGGGAGACTCAACAAGCATTCACGGATGCAGGCCGAGGGTGGGAAGTAAGCGTGCAAGTTCCAGCGGATAAGTCACGACTTGAAGTGGGGTATCAGATCGATGCACTTTGCGA GGCAGCAGATTTTATTCATGTGATTGGCTATGATTTACGCGGATGGTGGAACAACTTTGCGGATGTGCACAGCCCGTTGGCGGACCGACCTCACGATGAAGGTAACTTCGCCGGGTTGAACGTACAAAATGGAGTTAATCTTTGGCTGCATGGAGGGTGTCCGGCAAGTAAGATAGTTCTCGGCGTCCCAATGTTTGGTCGAACATATCTTCTGGATACACCGGAGGGAAACAGCGTCGGATCGCCAACAATCGGAGCTGGGTCGGCCGGCGAATTTACCAACGAGCCAGGATACCTTGGGTACTGTGAAATTTGCACTATCTTACCAAGTATGACTCTACAGTGGGACGAGAAGGCGCAGTGCCCGTATGCGTTTAATAAAGTCGAGTGGATAGGATATGAGGATGACCGTTCTCTGAAGGCGAAAATTGATTGGGCAGTACAGAATCGGCTGGCTGGAATCTATGCATTTTCGCTTGATTTGGATGATTACCGTGGTAATTGTGGAAAGCCGTATCCATTGACCAGAGTTATACAAAAATATTATGAAGAAACTAAAAAGGATACTCTTATAACGTGGTCCAGTGGATAA